Proteins encoded within one genomic window of Rossellomorea vietnamensis:
- a CDS encoding DeoR family transcriptional regulator, with translation MLPIDRQQQILTWLKEEGTLRVSDISTRLEVSEMTVYRDLKPLMETNKVRKTSNGISAMESEGIPSDSCVYCLKPTTSRRSAQLIKKDHTIEQTCCPHCGLLRYEDIKEDVVQILCRDFLTDMTISGKTATYLIDADLNLNCCQPQVISFESRKQAEQFQTGFGGKICTLPQAITAISNDMQGSGCCHD, from the coding sequence ATGCTGCCAATTGATCGACAACAACAGATTTTAACCTGGCTAAAAGAAGAGGGAACACTGCGTGTATCAGACATCAGCACCCGCCTCGAGGTATCCGAAATGACGGTCTACCGGGACCTGAAGCCACTGATGGAAACGAACAAAGTCCGCAAGACTTCAAACGGCATCTCTGCTATGGAATCGGAAGGGATCCCATCCGACTCCTGTGTATATTGCCTGAAACCGACCACTTCAAGAAGATCGGCTCAACTCATCAAGAAGGATCACACCATCGAACAAACCTGCTGTCCGCACTGTGGATTACTTCGTTATGAAGACATCAAGGAGGATGTGGTGCAGATCCTCTGTCGTGACTTCCTGACGGATATGACGATCAGCGGAAAAACCGCCACATACCTGATTGATGCGGATCTGAACCTGAACTGCTGTCAGCCACAGGTCATTTCCTTTGAGTCGAGGAAGCAGGCCGAACAATTTCAGACCGGATTCGGGGGTAAAATTTGCACGCTTCCACAAGCCATCACGGCGATTTCAAATGACATGCAAGGATCGGGCTGCTGCCACGACTAG
- a CDS encoding vWA domain-containing protein — MKKVVYTLILMVLFVALAACNSNESATSQSEEKEPKKEVKVKKDKEANKETEETDKDYPPVPTTFSESAEYPTIGEFSGNEYEKGFTGEEDIKKKLDSLPKLTEESPKEDIEKMQRYVYSLFKEDLTKVDVPIDQWKSMQFEDPNGKEGELQLKENYNVAILLDSSGSMGKMENGKTRMDLAKDAIQQFVKDLPENANVSLRVYGHVGTGSDKDKKASCSKIEEVYPFGTYDEGEFSDALKQFEPAGWTPMAKAIDEVKLEFQQYDGKQNTNIIYVVSDGVETCSGDPVKAAKSLADSNISPVLNIIGYQVNNEGLAQLKEMANASGGNYINARSHDDLVTEFKQTADMAKVWSHWHEDSVKALNDLYDTIRTQLDSWYNEQQENSNREFNNLQTATNYLNAEEIIDNRVFLDTIDLYRDYFLTITDEARDQFLDLYDTNRDNFLNKHDEVTDRFLESDE; from the coding sequence ATGAAAAAAGTAGTGTACACGTTGATTTTGATGGTGCTGTTTGTGGCATTAGCTGCCTGCAATTCCAATGAATCTGCAACATCTCAATCTGAAGAGAAAGAACCAAAAAAAGAAGTAAAGGTAAAAAAGGATAAAGAGGCGAATAAGGAAACGGAAGAAACAGACAAAGACTATCCCCCGGTACCGACGACATTCTCGGAATCAGCCGAGTATCCAACGATTGGGGAGTTTTCCGGTAATGAGTATGAAAAAGGCTTTACCGGTGAGGAAGACATAAAAAAGAAGCTTGATAGCCTGCCAAAGTTAACGGAGGAGTCTCCTAAAGAGGATATCGAAAAGATGCAGCGGTATGTGTATTCCCTTTTTAAAGAGGATTTGACGAAGGTGGATGTACCAATCGATCAGTGGAAGTCCATGCAGTTTGAAGATCCGAACGGCAAAGAGGGTGAGCTTCAATTAAAAGAGAATTACAATGTTGCCATTCTGTTGGATTCAAGCGGCAGTATGGGGAAAATGGAAAATGGGAAGACACGGATGGACCTTGCGAAGGATGCCATCCAGCAGTTTGTGAAGGACCTGCCTGAGAATGCCAATGTTTCACTCAGGGTCTACGGACATGTGGGCACGGGCAGTGATAAGGATAAAAAGGCTTCCTGTTCTAAAATTGAGGAGGTCTATCCATTCGGAACATATGATGAAGGGGAATTCTCAGATGCGCTGAAACAGTTCGAGCCCGCTGGATGGACGCCTATGGCTAAAGCCATCGATGAGGTAAAATTGGAGTTCCAACAATATGACGGGAAACAAAATACCAATATTATTTACGTAGTCAGTGATGGAGTGGAGACCTGTAGCGGTGACCCCGTGAAAGCAGCCAAATCCCTGGCAGATTCCAATATCAGCCCGGTCCTGAATATTATCGGGTATCAGGTAAACAATGAGGGATTAGCACAGTTGAAAGAAATGGCCAATGCTTCCGGGGGAAATTACATCAATGCGAGAAGTCACGACGACTTGGTGACGGAATTCAAACAGACAGCGGATATGGCGAAGGTTTGGTCGCATTGGCATGAGGATTCGGTGAAGGCGTTGAATGACTTGTATGATACCATCAGAACGCAATTGGATAGTTGGTATAACGAGCAACAAGAAAATAGTAATCGGGAATTTAATAACCTGCAGACGGCAACGAACTACCTCAATGCGGAGGAAATCATCGATAATCGAGTATTCCTTGACACAATCGATCTTTACAGAGACTATTTCCTTACCATAACAGATGAGGCCAGAGATCAATTCCTTGATTTGTATGATACAAACAGAGACAACTTCTTAAATAAACATGATGAAGTCACAGACCGGTTCCTGGAATCGGATGAATGA
- a CDS encoding helix-turn-helix transcriptional regulator, whose translation MRGDRLVSILLLLQAHGRMTAKELAEKLEVSERTIHRDMDALSGTGIPVVAERGQNGGWSLLEDYRTDLTGLKESEIRALFVSPSLHLLDDLGLTRTTEEARNKLIASLPSIVREKAKDVWNRIHIDTSSWRKQKDKTASLEMIKGAIFQETKLAITYERADGEIDDRVVEPLGLVAKGELWYLVAAKENGDIRNYRVSRIHHAEKVDETFQRPDGFDLAHYWSSSTTSFIKTLPSFEVKVEVAPQTLSRLTFTGRFARVLEVGERRGAEWIPVTLSFDTEEEAKGYMIGFTDQVKIVEPADLKQKVLEMAEATVSFYRQME comes from the coding sequence ATGAGAGGAGACAGATTGGTATCCATTCTATTATTATTGCAAGCACACGGCCGAATGACCGCGAAGGAACTGGCGGAGAAATTGGAAGTATCCGAGCGGACCATCCACAGGGATATGGATGCCCTGAGCGGCACCGGGATTCCCGTCGTGGCGGAACGCGGTCAAAACGGGGGCTGGTCGCTCCTCGAAGATTACCGGACGGATCTGACCGGGTTGAAAGAATCGGAAATCCGGGCACTATTCGTGTCTCCTTCCCTTCATCTACTGGACGATCTCGGACTGACCCGCACGACGGAAGAAGCGCGGAACAAGCTTATTGCCTCCCTCCCATCGATTGTCAGGGAAAAGGCGAAAGACGTGTGGAACCGGATCCACATCGACACCAGTTCCTGGCGAAAGCAGAAGGATAAGACAGCCTCCCTTGAAATGATCAAAGGGGCTATCTTCCAGGAAACCAAATTAGCCATCACCTACGAACGAGCTGACGGCGAAATTGATGACCGCGTGGTGGAACCACTGGGGCTCGTGGCGAAAGGGGAGCTTTGGTACCTCGTCGCAGCGAAGGAAAACGGGGATATTCGTAACTACCGGGTTTCCCGGATTCATCATGCCGAAAAAGTGGATGAGACATTCCAAAGACCGGACGGCTTTGACCTGGCACATTACTGGTCATCCTCCACAACATCCTTTATCAAGACTCTTCCCTCTTTTGAAGTGAAAGTCGAGGTGGCACCACAGACGTTATCAAGGCTCACCTTTACGGGACGGTTTGCCCGGGTCCTTGAAGTCGGGGAACGGAGAGGCGCGGAATGGATACCCGTGACGCTTTCTTTCGATACGGAAGAAGAGGCAAAAGGCTATATGATCGGGTTCACCGATCAAGTCAAAATTGTTGAACCTGCTGATCTGAAACAGAAGGTCCTGGAGATGGCTGAGGCTACAGTTTCATTTTATCGACAAATGGAATAA
- a CDS encoding VOC family protein, translating into MGRMVHFEVHVDDMERAKTFYGEVFGWKFEDWSEYAGMPYVGAVTGDENEMGINGALMQRQSPPPQPNQPMNGYSCTMGVGNYDETEKLILEHGGKVAMPKYALPGMAWQGYYIDTEGNVFGIHQPDKDAK; encoded by the coding sequence ATGGGAAGAATGGTACATTTCGAAGTGCATGTGGATGATATGGAACGGGCCAAGACGTTTTACGGGGAAGTATTCGGCTGGAAGTTCGAGGACTGGAGCGAATATGCCGGAATGCCTTATGTGGGGGCTGTGACAGGGGATGAGAATGAGATGGGGATCAATGGTGCCTTGATGCAGCGTCAAAGTCCTCCACCTCAGCCGAATCAGCCGATGAATGGATATTCGTGTACGATGGGCGTCGGAAATTATGATGAAACCGAGAAACTGATTCTTGAGCACGGCGGCAAGGTCGCCATGCCGAAGTATGCTCTGCCGGGAATGGCATGGCAAGGATATTACATAGACACGGAAGGCAATGTGTTCGGGATTCATCAGCCTGATAAGGACGCGAAGTAG
- a CDS encoding nucleoside hydrolase, producing the protein MKNILLFADPGIDDSVAIMYALLNPDINVLGIVSSYGNVEKNQATDNIAYLLKLAGRTDIPIIGGSNSPSSGKIPTYYPEIHGKEGLGPIRPPENFSGELTNFSKLYTIIKENKDVTIVDVGRNTSLAALYILGENIANDVKEFYIMGGAFFVPGNVTPSAEANFYGDPIASELVVKNLDNLYIAPLNVTNKAIVTLEHIQTIQEMNGNPLVQILDDVMTYYIDAYKKLIPGINGAPLHDVVTLSLMVNPEMGKTIRRDVEVLTTGLGQGTSIADFRVSSKPAEKNINIYLEIDYQMFVKDFIEVMTRKR; encoded by the coding sequence ATGAAAAATATTCTCTTATTTGCCGATCCGGGTATAGATGATTCTGTTGCCATTATGTACGCCCTCTTGAATCCGGACATTAACGTACTCGGCATCGTATCCAGTTACGGAAATGTCGAAAAGAATCAGGCCACCGATAACATCGCCTATCTGCTCAAACTTGCCGGAAGGACGGATATTCCGATCATCGGTGGTTCCAACAGCCCATCATCGGGGAAAATTCCGACCTACTATCCCGAGATCCATGGAAAGGAAGGTTTGGGACCAATACGGCCTCCGGAAAACTTCTCGGGGGAACTCACCAATTTCTCCAAACTCTACACCATCATAAAAGAAAATAAAGACGTCACCATCGTGGATGTTGGCAGGAATACATCTCTCGCCGCCCTTTACATCTTAGGAGAAAATATTGCCAATGACGTTAAAGAGTTTTATATCATGGGAGGAGCCTTTTTCGTACCGGGAAACGTCACCCCGTCAGCCGAAGCCAACTTCTACGGAGATCCGATTGCATCTGAACTCGTGGTCAAGAATCTCGACAATCTGTACATCGCCCCATTAAATGTCACCAACAAGGCCATCGTCACCCTCGAACACATCCAAACTATCCAGGAGATGAACGGTAACCCCCTCGTTCAGATCTTGGATGACGTCATGACCTACTATATCGATGCCTATAAGAAACTCATCCCGGGGATAAACGGTGCCCCCCTCCACGATGTCGTCACCCTCTCACTGATGGTGAACCCGGAGATGGGGAAAACGATCAGAAGGGATGTCGAAGTACTGACCACCGGCCTCGGGCAAGGCACCTCCATCGCCGATTTCAGGGTCAGCTCCAAACCGGCCGAAAAGAATATCAACATCTATCTGGAAATCGACTACCAAATGTTCGTGAAAGATTTCATAGAGGTCATGACCAGAAAAAGATAA
- a CDS encoding PepSY-associated TM helix domain-containing protein: MDKKSYQTIWRWHFYAGLIIAPFLLILAVTGSIYLFKPQIEQNLYQKYYEVNPEGEKLQATELIEKVKTLHPDAQVTSFRPGESADRSSEIGISTEDGSATVFLNPYTGKSLGELKPEDRIMNKVEEIHGELMAGTLGDRIVELVACWAIVLIVTGLFLWFPRKKDKLSGVFLPRLNKGKKIFRRDLHAVPAFWVTAGMLFLIMTGLPWSGFWGTNFQNLMTNAGAGYPPSIWTGEAPQSVVKTKEIADVPWAAENLEVPVSALEGYTPLSMNDVVSIAKREGIDPSYTVYIPQDEKGVYTLSAFPAKAQNEVTMHLDQYTGAVLADYRFDNYGIGGKIVAMGITLHTGTQFGFINQLFSLLICLGIMLVAISGFYLWLKRKPKKEMGAPKSPGILNLKYFLLVMIALGILFPLVGASLIVILLLDRLLIKKIPATKKFFGAA, translated from the coding sequence ATGGACAAAAAATCATATCAAACGATTTGGAGATGGCATTTCTATGCGGGCCTCATCATTGCCCCGTTTCTGCTGATCCTCGCTGTGACGGGGTCGATTTACCTGTTCAAGCCCCAGATCGAACAGAATCTCTATCAAAAGTATTACGAAGTCAATCCAGAAGGGGAGAAGCTTCAAGCCACTGAACTCATCGAGAAAGTGAAAACGCTTCATCCCGATGCACAGGTGACAAGCTTCCGCCCCGGGGAGAGCGCCGACCGTTCCAGTGAAATTGGCATCAGTACAGAAGACGGCTCTGCTACAGTCTTCTTGAATCCCTACACAGGTAAGTCACTGGGTGAATTGAAGCCTGAAGACCGGATCATGAATAAAGTCGAAGAAATTCACGGGGAACTGATGGCGGGTACCCTCGGCGACCGCATTGTCGAACTTGTTGCCTGCTGGGCTATCGTCCTGATTGTCACGGGATTATTCCTATGGTTTCCCCGTAAGAAAGACAAGCTATCGGGTGTGTTCCTGCCTCGCTTGAATAAAGGAAAGAAGATCTTCAGAAGGGATCTTCACGCTGTCCCTGCGTTCTGGGTCACAGCAGGAATGCTGTTTCTGATCATGACGGGACTTCCCTGGTCCGGATTCTGGGGAACCAACTTTCAGAATCTCATGACCAACGCAGGTGCCGGTTATCCTCCGTCCATCTGGACAGGGGAAGCACCTCAATCCGTCGTGAAAACAAAGGAAATCGCCGACGTCCCTTGGGCCGCGGAAAACTTGGAGGTTCCCGTATCAGCCCTTGAAGGGTACACGCCATTATCCATGAATGATGTGGTATCGATAGCAAAACGAGAAGGAATCGATCCGAGTTACACCGTCTACATCCCTCAGGATGAAAAAGGGGTCTATACTCTATCCGCCTTCCCTGCCAAAGCACAAAATGAAGTCACGATGCACCTTGATCAGTACACAGGAGCGGTCCTTGCTGATTACCGTTTCGATAACTACGGGATCGGCGGGAAAATCGTCGCCATGGGGATCACCCTTCACACAGGCACACAGTTCGGATTCATTAACCAGCTGTTCAGCCTGCTCATCTGCCTTGGCATTATGCTGGTCGCCATCAGCGGATTCTATCTGTGGCTGAAACGGAAACCGAAAAAAGAAATGGGTGCACCAAAATCACCGGGCATCCTGAACTTGAAGTACTTCCTGCTTGTCATGATTGCACTCGGGATCCTGTTTCCACTCGTCGGGGCTTCCCTGATTGTCATCCTGCTTCTTGACCGGTTATTGATCAAAAAAATCCCTGCTACGAAAAAATTCTTCGGTGCGGCATAA
- a CDS encoding MBL fold metallo-hydrolase: protein MEYRLEQVNDQIYVLAIWDTEWNTYTNAYIIEEEAGLTVVDSCKEGHLMFLQHALNKIGKTADDVKLMLVTHGHEDHVGGETLFTKARKVIHADETPPPGSSISGELLDKGTIGDYDFTTVGYHSPGSVVFFHRPSRTLFTGDFLCFFGDPLSEDGLVSKGDDLRRAWMEYLQGGGVSDLPVFLNGLRIMKDYDADVLCTGHGGVLVGEIDVFLQELIAIGEKNQ, encoded by the coding sequence GTGGAGTATCGATTGGAGCAAGTGAATGATCAAATATATGTGCTGGCGATATGGGATACTGAGTGGAATACCTATACGAATGCGTACATCATTGAGGAAGAAGCAGGATTGACTGTGGTCGATTCGTGTAAAGAAGGTCACTTGATGTTTCTGCAGCACGCTTTAAATAAAATCGGGAAAACGGCAGACGATGTAAAGCTGATGCTCGTCACTCATGGTCACGAGGATCATGTGGGAGGGGAGACGCTCTTTACGAAGGCAAGGAAGGTCATCCATGCTGATGAGACGCCGCCGCCCGGGTCTTCCATCAGCGGGGAGCTCTTGGATAAGGGGACCATAGGGGATTACGACTTTACGACGGTCGGCTATCATTCTCCGGGTTCTGTCGTGTTCTTTCATAGGCCGAGCAGAACGCTGTTCACCGGGGACTTTCTCTGTTTCTTTGGTGATCCTTTGTCGGAGGATGGACTTGTTTCAAAAGGGGATGACCTCAGGAGAGCCTGGATGGAGTATCTTCAGGGAGGTGGGGTTAGTGACCTTCCTGTGTTCCTGAATGGACTGAGAATCATGAAGGACTATGATGCGGATGTGCTGTGTACAGGACATGGAGGCGTGCTGGTGGGGGAAATCGACGTGTTCCTCCAGGAGTTAATCGCCATTGGGGAAAAGAATCAGTAG
- a CDS encoding FixH family protein, with product MKTTFKYLSILFLCTLLGACAPKEDAAELYQQESPLQADITMPDEFSGSGDPIKIELTQDGKTVDDADFVHVEIWKGDGSFHDGMEETENAGDGIYTFNKNLTEDGLYYIKVHAGNNGSTIMPTLPFAVGELSKADVEALNDHAPAESGDHSQHH from the coding sequence ATGAAAACAACCTTTAAATATTTGAGTATCCTTTTCCTGTGCACGCTACTAGGTGCCTGCGCCCCGAAGGAAGATGCTGCAGAATTGTACCAGCAGGAATCGCCACTCCAGGCTGATATTACGATGCCGGACGAATTTTCCGGAAGCGGTGACCCGATCAAGATCGAGCTCACACAAGACGGCAAAACAGTGGATGATGCCGACTTTGTTCATGTGGAAATCTGGAAAGGCGACGGATCCTTCCATGATGGGATGGAAGAAACCGAGAATGCTGGAGACGGCATTTACACATTCAATAAGAACCTGACGGAAGACGGACTTTATTACATCAAAGTCCATGCAGGAAACAACGGCTCCACCATCATGCCGACATTGCCCTTTGCCGTCGGTGAACTCTCCAAAGCAGACGTCGAAGCCTTGAATGATCACGCTCCTGCTGAGAGTGGAGATCACAGTCAGCACCATTAA
- a CDS encoding SDR family NAD(P)-dependent oxidoreductase, which yields MKTLTGKVALVTGGSRGAGRAIAIELGKAGATVYVTGRSTKGNSTQNFPGTIDDTAAQIDEAGGTGIAVRCDHTVDAETKAVIEQIREEQGKLDILINNVWGAHDIGVNPGAFWEQSLENWDTMFTAGVRAQLATNHFAIPLLRENKEALIVHTTFWDEGKYTGQFYYDLAKNALVRMAYGLSEELKEEGIAVMAVSPGFMRTELVLEHMGVDEENWQESEDLKVSETPYYVGRAITALSLDPRVMEKTGRALRAGDLAKEYDFTDVDGRYIPPFTL from the coding sequence ATGAAAACACTGACAGGAAAAGTAGCACTCGTAACAGGGGGAAGCCGTGGAGCGGGGCGGGCAATTGCCATAGAACTTGGGAAAGCAGGAGCCACGGTTTATGTCACCGGGCGCAGTACGAAAGGGAATTCAACACAGAACTTTCCGGGTACCATTGATGACACGGCAGCCCAGATTGATGAAGCCGGTGGCACAGGGATTGCGGTACGCTGTGATCATACGGTCGATGCCGAAACGAAAGCAGTCATTGAACAAATTCGGGAGGAACAGGGAAAGCTTGATATTCTCATCAATAACGTATGGGGCGCACATGATATCGGTGTAAATCCGGGAGCATTCTGGGAACAGTCCCTTGAAAATTGGGATACGATGTTTACGGCAGGCGTTAGGGCCCAGCTTGCGACCAATCATTTTGCCATACCCCTGCTTCGGGAAAATAAAGAAGCTCTGATTGTTCATACGACATTCTGGGATGAAGGGAAGTACACCGGACAGTTCTATTATGACTTGGCAAAAAATGCTCTCGTCCGCATGGCGTACGGTCTTTCAGAAGAGCTGAAAGAAGAAGGGATTGCGGTCATGGCTGTATCTCCGGGGTTCATGAGGACAGAACTTGTACTTGAACATATGGGAGTAGACGAGGAAAACTGGCAGGAATCCGAAGACTTGAAGGTATCTGAAACCCCTTATTATGTAGGACGTGCCATCACGGCGCTTTCGTTGGATCCCCGGGTGATGGAGAAGACAGGACGTGCGTTGAGGGCAGGGGACCTTGCGAAAGAATACGATTTTACGGATGTGGATGGGCGGTATATTCCGCCGTTTACGTTATAG
- a CDS encoding dienelactone hydrolase family protein, translating to MIQLQQNSSTLVIVIHEIYGINQHIQDFCSYISSQGKDVICPNLLEKGSAFDYSQEEMAYRSFVKDIGFEEAVVKIKSILSIYRQKYKRIVIIGFSAGATVAWLCSDDERVDGVIGYYGSRIRNYLEVTPLCPTMLFFPEEEPSFQVDEVIAKLERKNIDIQKYSGTHGFSDPYSSNFHKESSQKARDRIIDFLTEKVE from the coding sequence ATGATTCAGCTTCAACAAAACTCTAGTACGCTAGTGATAGTGATCCACGAAATCTATGGAATCAACCAACATATACAAGACTTCTGCTCATACATCTCATCACAAGGTAAGGACGTCATCTGTCCGAATCTTTTAGAAAAGGGATCGGCTTTTGATTATTCTCAGGAAGAGATGGCTTACCGTTCTTTCGTCAAGGACATAGGATTTGAAGAGGCGGTTGTCAAAATAAAGAGCATTCTCTCAATCTATCGACAGAAATACAAGCGAATTGTGATCATAGGGTTCAGTGCAGGGGCGACGGTTGCGTGGTTATGCAGCGATGATGAAAGGGTGGATGGTGTCATCGGCTACTACGGTTCACGGATACGAAACTATTTAGAGGTCACACCACTGTGTCCAACCATGTTGTTTTTCCCAGAAGAAGAACCCTCTTTCCAAGTGGATGAAGTGATTGCGAAATTAGAACGAAAGAACATCGACATTCAAAAATATAGCGGTACACATGGATTCAGTGACCCCTATTCGTCGAATTTTCATAAAGAATCCTCACAAAAAGCGAGGGATAGAATCATAGATTTTTTGACTGAAAAGGTTGAATAG
- a CDS encoding TIGR02206 family membrane protein, translating to MFSVTEMQTFELFSVPHISVLLMFVALSFWLVYFRHFLKRYQAVLKWTLFWMLVLSEVSWHIWLVSTGQWELGDLPLQLCSVSTFIAIYLFLKSNQKVFYLLFFIGFLPPILSMVTPEMTYQFPHYRFLKYFLHHAAIAWSVLYFIVYEGYRVPRKAIWTGFLMVNLLAVPIFFLNILLDTNFFYLANPTESKTILSFFGSGIIYYINLEIAALVVFFVTYVPMGMLVKRERVKG from the coding sequence ATGTTTTCCGTGACAGAGATGCAAACGTTCGAGTTGTTTTCTGTTCCCCATATCTCGGTGCTGTTGATGTTTGTGGCACTATCATTCTGGCTCGTGTACTTCAGGCATTTCCTAAAGAGGTATCAAGCGGTGTTGAAATGGACGTTATTCTGGATGCTGGTGCTGAGTGAAGTGTCGTGGCATATCTGGCTCGTGTCAACGGGACAGTGGGAGCTGGGGGATCTGCCCCTGCAGCTTTGTTCCGTCAGTACGTTCATCGCGATTTATCTATTTTTGAAATCAAACCAGAAGGTCTTTTATCTCCTGTTCTTTATCGGATTTCTTCCCCCAATCTTAAGCATGGTTACACCTGAAATGACTTATCAATTTCCTCATTACCGCTTTCTTAAATACTTCCTTCATCATGCAGCCATTGCGTGGTCCGTCCTTTATTTCATTGTATATGAGGGCTACCGTGTCCCAAGGAAAGCCATATGGACCGGATTCCTCATGGTCAATCTTCTCGCCGTACCCATCTTTTTCCTGAACATCCTTCTTGATACGAACTTCTTCTACCTGGCGAATCCCACAGAATCAAAAACGATCTTGTCCTTTTTCGGATCAGGGATCATATATTATATTAATCTCGAAATTGCGGCACTTGTCGTGTTTTTTGTGACGTATGTTCCGATGGGAATGCTTGTAAAGAGGGAGAGGGTTAAAGGGTAA
- a CDS encoding ABC transporter ATP-binding protein yields MTFPVKKFLSYYKPYRSIFLIVLFSALITSSLTLVFPLLVRYVTKDVLAGSLSTAFEDVLWVGGVMVVLVVAQNVGNYIVDYKGHEIGARMETDMRGELFAHLQKLSFRFYDKENTGRLMSRVTNDLLMVSELYHHGPEDYVKYLVRFLGAFVILFWINAPLTLTVFCFFPVLGFFSLYFNKKLNRALTDNKERIGDINAQVEDSLSGIRVVQSFANESLEIRKFNVENERFLESRKGTYRAEAYFYNGTEAFIQLITVTIVIFGSIQIVNASLDLADLITFLLYIGFMIEPIQRLTHMSTQFQEGVTGFQRFMEIMNIKPDIENAPDAKILSRVEGHILLKNLSFHYDSALGPVFKDLTLEVLPGEYVAIVGPSGVGKTTLSSLISRFYDVSEGGIFVDGENVKDLDLNSLRSNIGIVQQDVYLFSGTVMENIRYGQPEATDEEVMKAAKQANADEFITRLPQGYHSEIGQRGVRLSGGQKQRLSIARVFLKNPPILILDEATSALDNESESIVKESLELLARGRTTLVIAHRLSTIRNAGRIVVLSDGRIVEEGTHEALLEQNGQYSRLYSKQFEVQV; encoded by the coding sequence ATGACTTTTCCTGTGAAAAAATTTCTTTCGTATTACAAGCCGTATCGTTCAATTTTTTTGATTGTGCTGTTCAGTGCTTTGATCACGTCTTCCCTGACTCTCGTTTTTCCGCTCCTTGTCCGTTATGTGACGAAGGATGTTCTGGCCGGAAGTCTTTCTACAGCTTTTGAGGATGTTCTTTGGGTCGGCGGTGTGATGGTGGTTCTTGTCGTTGCTCAAAATGTCGGGAATTACATTGTGGATTACAAGGGGCATGAAATCGGGGCACGAATGGAAACCGATATGAGAGGTGAGTTATTCGCTCATCTGCAGAAGCTGTCTTTCCGTTTTTATGATAAAGAGAATACGGGCCGGTTGATGAGCCGGGTGACGAATGATCTGTTGATGGTCTCGGAGCTTTATCATCACGGACCTGAAGATTATGTGAAATACCTGGTTCGTTTTCTTGGGGCGTTTGTGATTCTGTTCTGGATCAACGCTCCTCTTACCTTGACCGTTTTTTGTTTCTTTCCGGTCCTCGGGTTCTTCTCCCTTTATTTCAATAAAAAGTTGAACCGTGCGCTGACGGATAATAAAGAGCGGATCGGAGACATCAATGCCCAAGTGGAGGATTCCTTATCAGGCATCCGGGTCGTTCAGTCGTTTGCCAATGAATCTCTTGAAATCAGGAAATTCAATGTGGAGAATGAACGTTTTTTGGAAAGCCGAAAAGGAACCTACCGTGCAGAGGCGTACTTCTATAACGGGACGGAAGCATTCATTCAGCTGATTACGGTCACCATTGTCATCTTCGGGTCCATTCAGATTGTGAATGCGTCCCTTGACCTGGCCGACTTGATTACGTTTCTTCTGTATATCGGCTTTATGATCGAGCCCATCCAGCGGCTCACTCATATGAGTACTCAATTTCAAGAAGGTGTGACAGGGTTTCAGCGATTCATGGAGATCATGAATATCAAACCTGACATCGAGAATGCCCCTGATGCAAAGATTCTTTCAAGGGTAGAGGGACATATTTTATTGAAGAACCTATCATTTCATTATGATTCTGCCTTAGGGCCTGTATTCAAGGATTTAACTCTTGAAGTCCTCCCAGGGGAATACGTCGCGATCGTCGGACCATCGGGAGTGGGAAAAACGACGCTCAGCTCCCTGATATCCCGTTTTTATGACGTTTCTGAAGGTGGGATTTTTGTAGATGGGGAAAATGTGAAAGACCTGGACTTGAATTCTCTCCGAAGCAACATCGGAATTGTACAGCAGGATGTGTACCTTTTTTCCGGCACTGTCATGGAGAATATCCGTTATGGTCAACCTGAAGCAACCGACGAAGAGGTGATGAAGGCGGCAAAGCAAGCGAACGCCGATGAATTCATTACCCGTTTGCCACAAGGGTATCATTCCGAAATCGGTCAGCGCGGCGTCCGGTTATCAGGCGGTCAGAAGCAGCGGCTCAGTATAGCCCGTGTATTTTTGAAGAATCCGCCCATCCTCATTCTTGATGAGGCGACGAGCGCCCTTGATAATGAAAGCGAAAGCATCGTCAAGGAATCCCTGGAGTTACTGGCAAGGGGCAGGACGACGCTCGTCATCGCCCATCGTTTATCGACGATCCGTAACGCAGGAAGAATCGTGGTGTTGTCAGATGGAAGGATTGTCGAGGAAGGGACACATGAAGCGCTGCTCGAGCAGAATGGTCAATATTCCAGACTGTATTCGAAGCAGTTTGAGGTTCAGGTATAA